A genomic window from Gymnodinialimonas ceratoperidinii includes:
- a CDS encoding methylated-DNA--[protein]-cysteine S-methyltransferase — protein sequence MGRISIETPVGPIWVEEAEDAITGAGWGHVDAPDDTPLLRATAAELRAYFDGNLSRFTVPIRHGRAGSAAKVLDAMLAIPMGETRRYGEIAKDVGLPAQAVGQACGGNVIPILIPCHRVLSASGLGGYSGRGGVDTKVWLLRHEGAAGLLI from the coding sequence ATGGGACGCATTTCGATCGAAACGCCTGTCGGCCCGATCTGGGTGGAAGAGGCAGAAGACGCCATCACCGGCGCCGGATGGGGCCATGTGGATGCTCCCGACGACACGCCCCTGCTCCGCGCGACGGCCGCCGAATTGCGCGCCTACTTCGACGGCAACCTCAGCCGGTTCACGGTACCCATCCGGCACGGACGCGCGGGCTCAGCGGCCAAGGTCCTGGACGCGATGCTGGCCATCCCCATGGGCGAAACCCGACGCTACGGAGAGATCGCCAAGGACGTCGGCCTGCCCGCGCAAGCAGTCGGACAAGCCTGCGGCGGGAACGTCATCCCGATCCTGATCCCCTGCCACCGCGTGCTGTCGGCCAGCGGCCTCGGCGGCTATTCCGGCCGAGGGGGTGTGGATACTAAGGTTTGGCTTTTACGACATGAAGGCGCTGCCGGATTGCTGATCTGA
- a CDS encoding pyridoxal phosphate-dependent aminotransferase translates to MTQPRYTARVQSLPATVPFVGPETQERAMGAPFRARIGANESVFGPSPLALEAISRAGADAWMYGDPEVHDLRQALARHHDVAPENIIVGEGIDGLLGYLVRLLVAEGDAVVTSDGAYPTFNYHVAGFGGVLHKVPYRDDREDLDALLAKAREVDAKLIYVANPDNPMGSWHSAEGMQAMIDALPEGCALALDEAYADTAPPQAIPPLDTSHPRVIRFRTFSKAYGLAGMRVGYGLAQQDFISAFAKIRNHFGMGRVAQAAALAALGDQAYLERTIDKIAAARETIAEIARANGLTPLPSATNFVTVDCGRDGDYARAVVAALAAEGVFVRMPFVAPQDRCIRVSCAPGEALALFSEALPRALKAAG, encoded by the coding sequence ATGACACAGCCTCGCTACACCGCCCGCGTTCAATCCCTTCCCGCGACCGTGCCCTTCGTCGGCCCCGAGACGCAGGAGCGTGCTATGGGCGCCCCGTTCCGCGCCCGCATCGGTGCGAATGAGAGCGTCTTTGGCCCGTCGCCTCTGGCGTTGGAGGCGATCTCGCGCGCCGGGGCGGACGCGTGGATGTATGGCGACCCGGAGGTCCACGACCTGCGCCAAGCGCTGGCCCGGCACCACGACGTTGCGCCTGAGAACATCATCGTGGGCGAGGGGATCGACGGCCTTCTGGGCTACCTCGTGCGCCTGCTGGTGGCCGAGGGCGACGCCGTCGTCACCTCCGACGGCGCTTACCCGACCTTCAACTACCACGTGGCGGGCTTCGGCGGCGTGCTGCACAAGGTGCCCTACCGCGACGACCGCGAGGATCTGGACGCCTTGCTCGCCAAGGCGCGCGAGGTCGACGCCAAGCTGATCTACGTGGCCAACCCCGACAATCCCATGGGCTCGTGGCATTCCGCCGAAGGAATGCAGGCCATGATCGACGCGCTGCCCGAAGGGTGTGCCCTCGCGCTGGACGAGGCCTATGCCGACACCGCGCCGCCCCAGGCGATACCGCCGCTCGACACGAGCCACCCTCGGGTGATCCGTTTCCGCACCTTTTCCAAGGCCTACGGGCTGGCGGGGATGCGCGTGGGCTACGGGCTGGCGCAGCAGGATTTCATCAGCGCCTTCGCCAAGATCCGCAACCATTTCGGCATGGGGCGAGTGGCGCAGGCCGCGGCGCTGGCTGCGTTGGGGGATCAGGCCTACCTTGAGCGTACGATCGACAAGATTGCCGCCGCGCGCGAGACCATCGCCGAGATCGCCCGCGCCAATGGCCTCACCCCGCTGCCCTCGGCGACGAATTTCGTAACGGTGGATTGCGGCCGTGACGGTGATTACGCGCGGGCCGTGGTGGCGGCGCTCGCGGCGGAAGGGGTCTTCGTGCGGATGCCCTTCGTCGCGCCGCAGGACCGCTGCATCCGCGTCTCCTGCGCGCCCGGCGAGGCGCTGGCCCTGTTCTCGGAGGCGCTGCCGCGGGCCCTGAAGGCCGCGGGCTAG
- a CDS encoding DUF1992 domain-containing protein: protein MSDWIEDLAERHIRKAEAEGKLRGLAGEGKPLPRPEEAAFVDASEAAGFRLMAEHGALPEELVLRRQRDAARDACAHASEAEKTPAMARLAEAEMKLAMAMENRRRRT, encoded by the coding sequence GTGAGCGACTGGATAGAGGATCTGGCCGAGCGGCACATCCGCAAGGCCGAGGCCGAGGGCAAGCTCCGCGGTCTCGCAGGGGAGGGCAAACCCCTCCCCCGTCCCGAGGAGGCGGCCTTCGTCGATGCCTCGGAGGCTGCGGGCTTCCGGCTGATGGCCGAACATGGTGCCTTGCCCGAAGAACTGGTGCTGCGCCGACAGCGTGACGCGGCAAGAGACGCCTGCGCCCACGCCTCGGAGGCCGAGAAAACACCCGCCATGGCGCGGCTCGCCGAGGCGGAGATGAAGCTCGCCATGGCGATGGAGAACCGCCGCCGCCGGACGTAG
- a CDS encoding valine--tRNA ligase: MEKTFNAAEAEARIYAKWDDAGAFKAGANAKPGAEPFSIMIPPPNVTGVLHVGHAFNNTLQDVLTRWHRMRGFDTLWQPGTDHAGIATQMVVERELAKEGIARKDLTREEFLAHVWDWKKKSGGTIREQLKRLGASCDWSREAFTMSGAPGAPEGEEGNFHDAVIKVFVEMYNKGYIYRGKRLVNWDPHFETAISDLEVENIDQPGHMWHFKYPLAGGATYEYVEKDEDGNVTFRETRDYISIATTRPETMLGDGAVAVHPDDARYAPIVGQLCEIPVGPKEHRRLIPIITDEYPDPTFGSGAVKITGAHDFNDYGVAKRNDIPCYRLMDTRAHLRDDGAPYAEAAAIAQSVANGETTLGEMEADALNLVPDELRGLDRFEARKRVVQQITDEGLAVMVPAPPDDSDGNVCFDGGMMPFVESKPITQPFGDRSKVVIEPMLTDQWFVDTAKIVEPALEAVRSGRTKIMPEQHRKVYFHWLENIEPWTISRQLWWGHQIPVWYDEDGNQYCAASEEEAVAKAGGKALTRDPDVLDTWFSSGLWPIGTLGWPEQTPELDRYFPTSTLVSGFDIIFFWVARMMMMQLAVVDEVPFRDVYVHALVRDEKGRKMSKSIGNVLDPLELIDEYGADALRFTLTAMAAMGRDLKLSTDRIQGYRNFGTKLWNAARFAEMNECKPVADFDPTSPTQTVNKWIVTETARARMAHDEALAGYRFNDAAGGLYQFVWGKVCDWYLEFAKPLFASGDEAVIAETRATMAWVIDQCLILLHPTMPFITEELWGEITIRDTMLVHAEWPTYGEALIDADSEREMSWVISLIEAIRSARQQMHVPAGLKVQLLQSDLDEAGQRAFDNNQAMITRLARLSEVTPTEAFPKGTVTIAVDGGTFGLPIADLIDVGEEKARLEKTLGKLAKELGGLRGRLNNPKFAASAPPEVVEETRANLAAREEEEARIKQALERLNEVA, encoded by the coding sequence ATGGAAAAGACCTTCAACGCAGCCGAGGCCGAGGCCCGCATCTACGCCAAGTGGGACGACGCCGGCGCCTTCAAGGCCGGTGCCAATGCCAAGCCCGGCGCCGAGCCCTTTTCCATCATGATCCCGCCGCCCAACGTCACCGGCGTGCTGCACGTGGGTCATGCCTTCAACAACACCCTGCAGGACGTGCTCACCCGCTGGCACCGGATGCGCGGCTTCGACACGCTCTGGCAGCCGGGCACCGACCACGCGGGCATCGCGACGCAGATGGTGGTGGAGCGCGAGTTGGCCAAGGAGGGCATCGCCCGCAAGGACCTCACCCGCGAGGAATTCCTCGCCCATGTCTGGGACTGGAAGAAGAAGTCCGGCGGCACGATCCGCGAGCAGCTCAAGCGCCTCGGCGCGTCGTGCGACTGGTCGCGCGAGGCCTTCACCATGTCCGGCGCCCCCGGCGCGCCCGAGGGTGAGGAGGGCAACTTCCACGACGCGGTGATCAAGGTCTTCGTGGAGATGTACAACAAGGGCTACATCTACCGCGGCAAGCGGCTGGTGAACTGGGACCCGCATTTCGAGACGGCGATTTCGGATCTCGAGGTTGAGAACATCGACCAGCCCGGCCACATGTGGCACTTCAAGTACCCGCTCGCAGGCGGCGCGACCTACGAATACGTGGAGAAGGACGAGGACGGCAACGTCACCTTCCGCGAGACCCGCGACTACATCTCCATCGCCACCACGCGGCCCGAAACCATGCTCGGCGACGGCGCCGTGGCGGTCCACCCCGATGACGCGCGCTACGCGCCGATCGTGGGCCAACTCTGCGAAATCCCGGTGGGTCCCAAGGAACATCGCCGCCTGATCCCGATCATCACCGACGAATATCCCGACCCCACCTTCGGCTCGGGCGCGGTCAAGATCACCGGCGCCCATGACTTCAACGACTACGGGGTCGCCAAGCGCAACGACATTCCCTGCTATCGCCTGATGGACACCCGCGCGCACCTGCGCGACGACGGTGCCCCCTACGCGGAGGCCGCCGCGATCGCTCAATCGGTGGCAAACGGCGAGACGACCCTCGGCGAGATGGAGGCCGATGCGCTCAACCTCGTGCCCGACGAGTTGCGCGGCCTCGACCGCTTCGAGGCGCGCAAGCGCGTGGTGCAGCAGATCACCGACGAGGGCCTCGCCGTCATGGTGCCAGCCCCGCCCGACGACAGCGACGGCAACGTCTGCTTCGACGGCGGCATGATGCCTTTCGTGGAGTCCAAGCCGATCACGCAGCCCTTCGGCGACCGCTCCAAAGTGGTGATCGAGCCGATGCTGACCGACCAGTGGTTCGTCGATACCGCCAAGATCGTCGAACCGGCGCTGGAGGCCGTCCGCTCGGGTCGCACCAAGATCATGCCGGAGCAGCACCGCAAGGTCTATTTCCACTGGCTGGAGAACATCGAGCCCTGGACGATCTCGCGCCAGCTCTGGTGGGGGCACCAAATCCCGGTGTGGTACGACGAGGACGGCAACCAATATTGCGCGGCCTCCGAGGAGGAGGCGGTGGCCAAGGCCGGTGGCAAGGCGCTGACCCGCGACCCCGACGTGCTCGACACGTGGTTCTCCTCCGGCCTCTGGCCCATTGGCACCCTCGGCTGGCCCGAGCAGACGCCGGAGTTGGACCGCTATTTCCCGACCTCGACGCTGGTTTCGGGCTTCGACATCATCTTCTTCTGGGTCGCCCGGATGATGATGATGCAGCTGGCCGTCGTCGACGAGGTGCCGTTCCGCGATGTCTACGTCCACGCCCTCGTCCGTGACGAGAAGGGCCGGAAAATGTCGAAATCCATCGGCAACGTGCTCGACCCGCTGGAGCTGATCGACGAATACGGCGCCGATGCGCTGCGCTTCACCCTGACGGCCATGGCCGCCATGGGCCGCGACCTGAAGCTCTCCACCGACCGCATCCAGGGCTACCGCAACTTCGGCACCAAGCTATGGAATGCAGCCCGCTTCGCCGAGATGAACGAGTGCAAGCCGGTGGCGGATTTCGACCCGACTTCGCCGACCCAGACGGTCAACAAGTGGATCGTCACCGAAACCGCGCGCGCGCGCATGGCCCATGACGAGGCGCTGGCCGGCTACCGCTTCAACGACGCCGCGGGCGGGCTCTACCAGTTCGTCTGGGGCAAGGTCTGCGACTGGTATCTGGAGTTTGCCAAGCCGCTCTTCGCCTCGGGCGACGAGGCGGTGATCGCCGAGACCCGCGCCACCATGGCATGGGTCATCGACCAGTGCCTGATCCTGCTGCATCCCACGATGCCCTTCATCACCGAAGAGCTCTGGGGCGAGATCACCATCCGCGACACCATGCTGGTCCATGCCGAGTGGCCGACCTATGGCGAGGCGCTCATCGACGCGGACTCCGAGCGCGAGATGTCCTGGGTGATCTCCCTGATCGAGGCGATCCGCTCGGCGCGTCAGCAGATGCACGTGCCCGCGGGCCTGAAGGTGCAACTCCTGCAGTCCGACCTCGACGAGGCCGGCCAGCGCGCCTTCGACAACAACCAAGCCATGATCACCCGCCTCGCGCGGCTCTCCGAGGTGACGCCCACCGAGGCCTTCCCCAAGGGGACCGTCACCATCGCCGTGGACGGTGGCACCTTCGGCCTGCCGATCGCCGACCTGATCGACGTGGGCGAGGAGAAGGCGCGGCTGGAGAAGACCCTCGGCAAGCTGGCCAAGGAATTGGGGGGGCTGCGGGGCCGTCTGAACAATCCGAAATTCGCCGCCAGCGCGCCGCCGGAGGTGGTGGAAGAGACCCGCGCCAACCTCGCCGCCCGCGAGGAGGAAGAGGCCCGCATCAAGCAGGCGCTGGAGCGTCTGAACGAGGTCGCGTGA
- a CDS encoding YgfZ/GcvT domain-containing protein, with the protein MIGERAEDRTVLRLSGADAHGFLQGLVTRDAGRALTYSALLTPQGKYLADFFLLDRGDDILLDVKTDIAAAVAQRLSMYRLRADVAIEEADISVVRGLGEAPEGAHPDPRDPRLGWRGYGMEGGTPEIDWDALRVAACVPETGIELVPNETYILEAGFDRLSGVDHRKGCYVGQEVTARMKHKTELKKGFVTVDVAGEAPVGTEILVGEKPAGTLFTQSGGKGIAYLRFDRAKGPMRAGEAEVTWSSRPGDNG; encoded by the coding sequence ATGATCGGTGAACGCGCAGAAGATCGCACGGTCCTGCGGCTGTCGGGGGCGGATGCCCATGGCTTCCTGCAGGGCCTCGTGACCCGCGACGCGGGACGGGCGCTGACGTATTCCGCGCTGCTGACGCCACAGGGCAAATACCTCGCCGACTTTTTCCTGCTGGACCGGGGAGACGACATCCTCCTCGACGTGAAGACCGATATCGCCGCCGCCGTGGCGCAGCGCCTGTCGATGTATCGGCTCCGCGCCGACGTCGCCATCGAAGAGGCCGACATCTCCGTGGTGCGCGGATTGGGGGAGGCCCCAGAGGGCGCCCATCCCGACCCGCGGGACCCAAGGCTCGGCTGGCGCGGCTACGGGATGGAGGGCGGCACGCCCGAGATCGATTGGGACGCCCTGCGCGTCGCGGCCTGCGTGCCTGAGACCGGCATCGAACTGGTGCCGAACGAGACCTATATCCTCGAGGCCGGCTTCGACCGGTTGTCCGGCGTCGACCACCGCAAGGGCTGCTACGTGGGCCAGGAGGTCACGGCTCGCATGAAGCACAAGACCGAGCTCAAGAAGGGCTTCGTGACGGTCGATGTTGCAGGGGAAGCGCCCGTCGGGACGGAAATCCTCGTCGGCGAAAAACCCGCCGGCACGCTCTTCACGCAATCAGGCGGCAAGGGCATTGCCTACCTCCGCTTTGACCGCGCGAAAGGACCGATGAGGGCGGGTGAGGCCGAGGTCACATGGTCTTCGCGCCCTGGGGATAATGGTTAG
- a CDS encoding DUF3253 domain-containing protein, translating to MASDADIAAALMRMAADRGADKTFCPSEVARALAEDWRPLMPEVRRVAATLPLVATQGGDPVDPLTARGPIRLAQDPG from the coding sequence TTGGCGAGTGACGCCGATATTGCCGCTGCGCTGATGCGCATGGCGGCGGACCGGGGGGCGGACAAGACGTTCTGCCCCTCGGAAGTAGCGCGGGCGCTGGCCGAGGATTGGCGCCCGCTGATGCCCGAGGTGCGCCGGGTGGCGGCCACCCTGCCCTTGGTGGCGACTCAGGGCGGAGACCCCGTCGACCCTCTGACAGCGCGCGGCCCGATCCGGCTTGCGCAGGATCCGGGTTGA
- a CDS encoding Tat pathway signal protein — protein sequence MTQTRRQFLALSVAAATAARLAPTIATRAGGSRRVLTLVYDKSLGMMRAIDRLVP from the coding sequence ATGACCCAGACACGCCGCCAATTCCTCGCCCTCTCCGTCGCTGCAGCAACCGCTGCGCGCCTCGCCCCCACCATCGCGACACGCGCCGGGGGCAGCCGACGCGTGCTGACGCTGGTCTATGACAAGAGCCTCGGCATGATGCGCGCCATCGACAGGCTGGTGCCCTAG
- the yghU gene encoding glutathione-dependent disulfide-bond oxidoreductase, whose translation MARQEEYTPPKVWTWDAESGGKWASLNRPISGATHEKELPVGEHPFQLYSLGTPNGVKVTVLFEELLEAGYSEAEYDAWLIRIGDGDQFGSGFVEANPNSKIPAMWDRSGDTPVRVFESVAIMMHLAEKFDAFQGPKSQRAELLSWLMWQMGSAPFLGGGFGHFYAYAPYPMEYPINRYAMETKRQLDVLDKHLEKNEWMVGGEYTIADMAIWPWYGRTVMGESYDAGEFLSVHEYKHLLAWAERIAERPGAKRGRMVNKTSGDPSEQLWERHSADDFATRTQDKIGE comes from the coding sequence ATGGCACGTCAGGAAGAATACACTCCCCCCAAGGTCTGGACCTGGGACGCCGAGAGCGGCGGGAAATGGGCATCGCTGAACCGCCCGATCTCGGGCGCGACCCACGAGAAGGAGCTGCCGGTGGGCGAGCATCCCTTCCAGCTCTACTCCCTCGGCACCCCCAACGGCGTGAAGGTCACCGTCCTGTTCGAAGAGCTGCTGGAGGCGGGTTATTCCGAGGCCGAATACGACGCCTGGCTGATCCGCATCGGCGACGGCGACCAGTTCGGCAGCGGCTTCGTGGAGGCCAACCCGAATTCGAAGATCCCTGCCATGTGGGACCGCTCCGGCGACACGCCCGTGCGCGTCTTCGAGAGCGTCGCGATCATGATGCACCTCGCCGAGAAGTTCGACGCCTTCCAGGGCCCGAAATCGCAGCGCGCCGAGCTGCTCTCGTGGCTGATGTGGCAGATGGGCAGCGCGCCCTTTCTCGGCGGCGGCTTCGGCCATTTCTACGCCTATGCCCCCTACCCGATGGAATATCCGATCAACCGCTACGCGATGGAAACCAAGCGGCAGCTCGACGTGCTCGACAAGCATCTGGAGAAGAACGAGTGGATGGTCGGCGGCGAATACACCATCGCCGACATGGCGATCTGGCCGTGGTACGGGCGCACCGTCATGGGCGAGAGCTACGACGCGGGCGAGTTCCTGAGCGTGCACGAGTACAAGCATCTGCTGGCCTGGGCCGAGCGCATTGCCGAGCGCCCCGGCGCCAAGCGCGGTCGCATGGTCAACAAGACCTCCGGCGATCCCTCGGAGCAGCTTTGGGAACGCCACAGCGCCGACGACTTCGCCACGAGAACGCAGGACAAGATTGGCGAGTGA
- a CDS encoding pyridoxal-phosphate-dependent aminotransferase family protein gives MTLANGRHYLAIPGPSVMPDRVLQAMHRAAPNIYRGEMPDMVHTIVPDLKAVAKTKHHVAMYISNGHGVWEAALVNCFSRGDKVLVLSTGRFGTGWGDMAARLGIETQVLDFGYTSDVDLNRLEEALAADTDKQIKGVLMVQVDTSTSVKNNVLGVREALDAADHPALLLCDNIASLGCDEFRMDDWGVDVMVTGCQKGLMTPPGMSFVYFNDRANAARDKADLVTPYWDWQMRIDPDYFYEYFFGTAPTHHLYGLRVALDMIVHEEGIEAVWNRHKVLAEAVWAALEVWGQAGPVRPNIAERDKRSHAVTLANFGPGNGLKLRNWMEQSYGVTLGIPLEGVESADDFLRIGHMGHVNGQMVLGVLAGLQAGMTALQIPHGPTGLEAAMKVIAEAT, from the coding sequence ATGACCCTTGCAAACGGCCGCCATTACCTTGCCATTCCCGGCCCATCGGTCATGCCGGACCGCGTGTTGCAAGCCATGCACCGTGCTGCGCCGAACATCTACCGGGGCGAGATGCCGGACATGGTGCACACCATCGTTCCGGACCTCAAAGCGGTCGCCAAAACCAAGCATCACGTCGCGATGTACATCTCCAACGGCCATGGTGTCTGGGAAGCCGCGTTGGTCAACTGCTTCTCGCGCGGGGACAAGGTTCTGGTGCTGAGCACCGGGCGCTTCGGCACCGGATGGGGCGACATGGCGGCGCGGCTCGGCATCGAGACGCAGGTGCTCGATTTCGGCTATACCTCCGACGTCGATCTGAACCGTCTGGAAGAGGCTTTGGCCGCCGACACCGACAAGCAGATCAAGGGCGTCTTGATGGTGCAGGTCGATACCTCCACCTCGGTCAAGAACAACGTGCTCGGCGTCCGCGAGGCGCTTGACGCGGCAGATCACCCCGCGCTGCTGCTCTGCGACAACATCGCGAGCCTCGGCTGTGACGAGTTCCGGATGGACGACTGGGGCGTCGATGTCATGGTCACGGGCTGCCAGAAAGGCTTGATGACGCCGCCGGGCATGTCCTTCGTCTATTTCAACGACCGCGCCAATGCGGCGCGCGACAAGGCCGATCTGGTGACGCCGTACTGGGATTGGCAGATGCGCATCGATCCCGATTATTTCTACGAATATTTCTTTGGCACCGCTCCCACGCATCACCTCTATGGTTTGCGCGTGGCGCTCGACATGATCGTGCACGAGGAAGGGATCGAGGCGGTCTGGAACCGTCACAAGGTGCTCGCCGAGGCTGTCTGGGCCGCGCTTGAGGTCTGGGGTCAGGCCGGTCCGGTGCGCCCCAATATCGCCGAGCGCGACAAACGCTCCCACGCCGTGACACTGGCGAACTTCGGCCCTGGCAACGGCCTGAAGCTGCGCAACTGGATGGAGCAATCCTACGGCGTGACCTTGGGCATTCCGCTGGAGGGCGTTGAATCCGCCGATGATTTCCTGCGGATCGGCCATATGGGGCATGTAAACGGGCAGATGGTTCTGGGCGTTCTGGCGGGCCTTCAGGCTGGCATGACAGCGCTGCAGATCCCCCACGGCCCGACCGGTCTGGAAGCCGCGATGAAGGTGATCGCCGAGGCGACCTGA
- a CDS encoding SH3 domain-containing protein — protein MRIFKAFALAMTAALTLAAGASAGGTAQGAHPNVQTFYAPGSGHGAVAVNYHTQGQPPQGGHGNDGHGPDFYRVHGVAYHDHLNVRHGPGVRNHVVDRLPYNARGIQLGTCAQISTTRGPATWCIVSWNGYQRGWVNARYLAEDNY, from the coding sequence ATGCGTATTTTCAAAGCATTTGCCCTCGCCATGACCGCCGCCCTAACCCTCGCCGCCGGAGCCTCGGCCGGGGGGACTGCTCAGGGCGCCCATCCCAACGTTCAGACATTCTACGCGCCCGGCTCGGGCCATGGCGCTGTCGCCGTGAATTATCACACGCAAGGGCAGCCGCCGCAGGGCGGGCATGGGAACGACGGGCACGGCCCCGACTTCTACCGCGTCCATGGCGTCGCCTATCACGACCACCTGAACGTCCGCCACGGCCCCGGCGTGCGCAATCACGTGGTGGATCGTCTGCCCTACAATGCCCGTGGCATTCAGCTTGGTACTTGCGCGCAAATCTCGACCACCCGAGGTCCTGCCACCTGGTGCATCGTAAGCTGGAACGGCTATCAGCGCGGTTGGGTGAACGCCCGCTACCTTGCCGAAGACAACTACTGA